From Carettochelys insculpta isolate YL-2023 chromosome 8, ASM3395843v1, whole genome shotgun sequence, a single genomic window includes:
- the CREB1 gene encoding cyclic AMP-responsive element-binding protein 1 isoform X3, whose amino-acid sequence MGRQFKSMELFRQPSHQLFSLHRSRQFKYPLLQKVKIHRSQWIASQIHKNAERSFPDDPPTDAPGVPRIEEEKSEEETSAPAITTVTVPTPIYQTSSGQYIAITQGGAIQLANNGTDGVQGLQTLTMTNAAATQPGTTILQYAQTTDGQQILVPSNQVVVQAASGDVQTYQIRTAPTSTIAPGVVMASSPALPTQPAEEAARKREVRLMKNREAARECRRKKKEYVKCLENRVAVLENQNKTLIEELKALKDLYCHKSD is encoded by the exons ATGGGCAGACAGTTCAAGTCCATGGAGTTATTCAGGCAGCCCAGCCATCAGTTATTCAGTCTCCACAGGTCCAGACAGTTCAA ATATCCACTATTGCAGAAAGTGAAGATTCACAGGAGTCAGTGGATAGCGTCACAGATTCACAAAAACGCAGAGAGATCCTTTCCAGACGACCCTCCTACAG ACGCCCCAGGAGTGCCGCGAATTGAAGAAGAAAAGTCCGAAGAGGAGACATCAGCACCTGCCATCACCACGGTTACAGTGCCAACTCCAATTTACCAAACCAGCAGTGGGCAGTACA TTGCTATTACCCAAGGAGGAGCAATACAGCTGGCTAACAATGGCACAGACGGCGTACAGGGCCTCCAGACATTGACCATGACGAACGCAGCTGCAACCCAGCCCGGCACAACCATTTTACAATATGCACAGACCACTGATGGACAACAGATTCTTGTACCAAGCAACCAAGTTGTCGTACAAG ctgcctcaggagATGTGCAAACCTACCAAATTCGCACAGCACCCACCAGCACCATTGCACCTGGCGTGGTCAtggcctcctccccagcacttccTACCCAGCCAGCAGAAGAAGCTGCACGCAAAAGAGAAGTGCGTCTAATGAAGAACAG AGAGGCCGCACGTGAGTGTCGCAGGAAGAAGAAGGAATATGTAAAATGTCTAGAAAACCGAGTAGCTGTGCTTGAAAACCAAAACAAGACACTGATTGAGGAGCTGAAAGCACTTAAGGACCTTTACTGCCACAAATCAGATTAA
- the CREB1 gene encoding cyclic AMP-responsive element-binding protein 1 isoform X2 — MPAAHATSSAPTVTLVQLPNGQTVQVHGVIQAAQPSVIQSPQVQTVQISTIAESEDSQESVDSVTDSQKRREILSRRPSYRKILNDLSSDAPGVPRIEEEKSEEETSAPAITTVTVPTPIYQTSSGQYIAITQGGAIQLANNGTDGVQGLQTLTMTNAAATQPGTTILQYAQTTDGQQILVPSNQVVVQAASGDVQTYQIRTAPTSTIAPGVVMASSPALPTQPAEEAARKREVRLMKNREAARECRRKKKEYVKCLENRVAVLENQNKTLIEELKALKDLYCHKSD; from the exons ATGCCAGCAGCTCATGCAACATCTTCTGCGCCAACCGTGACCTTAGTGCAGTTGCCTAATGGGCAGACAGTTCAAGTCCATGGAGTTATTCAGGCAGCCCAGCCATCAGTTATTCAGTCTCCACAGGTCCAGACAGTTCAA ATATCCACTATTGCAGAAAGTGAAGATTCACAGGAGTCAGTGGATAGCGTCACAGATTCACAAAAACGCAGAGAGATCCTTTCCAGACGACCCTCCTACAG AAAAATTTTGAATGACTTGTCCTCAGACGCCCCAGGAGTGCCGCGAATTGAAGAAGAAAAGTCCGAAGAGGAGACATCAGCACCTGCCATCACCACGGTTACAGTGCCAACTCCAATTTACCAAACCAGCAGTGGGCAGTACA TTGCTATTACCCAAGGAGGAGCAATACAGCTGGCTAACAATGGCACAGACGGCGTACAGGGCCTCCAGACATTGACCATGACGAACGCAGCTGCAACCCAGCCCGGCACAACCATTTTACAATATGCACAGACCACTGATGGACAACAGATTCTTGTACCAAGCAACCAAGTTGTCGTACAAG ctgcctcaggagATGTGCAAACCTACCAAATTCGCACAGCACCCACCAGCACCATTGCACCTGGCGTGGTCAtggcctcctccccagcacttccTACCCAGCCAGCAGAAGAAGCTGCACGCAAAAGAGAAGTGCGTCTAATGAAGAACAG AGAGGCCGCACGTGAGTGTCGCAGGAAGAAGAAGGAATATGTAAAATGTCTAGAAAACCGAGTAGCTGTGCTTGAAAACCAAAACAAGACACTGATTGAGGAGCTGAAAGCACTTAAGGACCTTTACTGCCACAAATCAGATTAA